The following DNA comes from Erinaceus europaeus unplaced genomic scaffold, mEriEur2.1 scaffold_904, whole genome shotgun sequence.
GGGGCGGCCCCACCAGCACACGGGGGACTGCAGCGCCCACTGGGACAGGAGGCCCCAAATGGCCTGCCCAGAGCaggaagcagggagggagggaaaagggggaagaaatggaaagatcccTTCCCCAAACCCAGCAGCCTGTGAGGCcaaggagggaggtggggggggactGAGTCACTTTCCTgcccccccactctccccccccccccgccatgcaGGGGTCTCCACCAGGGgcctgaggggaggaggagggacggGTCTGTCCCCTGGAATGCACGTGTGGGAACATTCTAGAAACTTTCCCCCTGGCGGTGGGCAGCTGCCTTTTCCCAGCCTGTGACTCTGGGGGAGTCAGAAGAGGGGGCTCACTGGGAGCCTGTGACTGGGGGAGTCAGAGGAGGGGGCTCACTGGGTGCCTGTGACTCTGGGGGAGTCAGAGGAGGGGGCTCACTGGGTGCCTGTGACTCTGGGGGAGTCAGAGGAGGGGGCTCACTGGGTGCCTGTGACTCTGGGGGAGTCAGAGGAGGGGGCTCACTGGGTGCCTGTGACTCTGGGGGAGTCAGAGGAGGGGGCTCACTGGGTGCCTGTGACTCTGGGGGAGTCAGAGGAGGGGGCTCACTGGGTGCCTGTGACTCTGGGGGAGTCAGAGGAGGGGGCTCACTGGGAGCCTGTGACTCTGGGGGAGTCAGAGGAGGGGGCTCACTGGGAGCCTGTGACTGGGGGTGTCAGAGGAGGGGGCTCACTGGTCACCTGTGACTGGGGGAGTCAGAGGAGGGGGCTCACTGGCTATGGCTGGGTCTAGAAGGTTCCCTGGGGTTGTGGAGCGGCAGTGCGCTGGACTTGCAGGCAGGCACGAGTCCCAGCTTCTATCCCTGCCATCGCCAACAGCCGGAACCCTGTggtactctggggaaaaaaaggcagagaCCCCGCCAGGGAGAATGGGCAGCCCTGAGGGAGTGGGGGTTCGCCAGGCTGGACCTAAGCCCCCAGGCGCTGTGGGTCTAGCGGACCCTCATCCTCCCTCCCTGGACGCATCAGCCCCTCCTCCACAGGGTCAGAGCTGGTCCACAGAGGCCATTCTGAGAATGAAAGGAGACATCAGATAAGAAATATggagccgggagtcgggcggtagcgcagcgggttaagcacacttggcctgaagcgcaaggaccagcgtaaggatcccggttcgagcccccggctccccacctgcaggggagtcgcttcccaggcggtgaagcaggtctgcaggtgtctgtctttctctccccctctctctgtcttcccctcctctctccatttctctctgtcctgtccaacaacaccgacatcaataataataactacaacaataaagcaaggacaacaaaagggaataaataagtaaatattaaaaaaatatatattttttaagtaagaaagaaagaaatccatggcCAAGCAGGGATAAGcccggctgagcacacacgtcaccaCTCAGTCAGGCCCGGgtctgagctcccagctcccacctgcaggggggaagcttcatgaatggtgaaacaagtctttcaggtctctctctctctctctctctcttctcctcccttctgaatttctgtccctagtcaataaataaataaataaataatttaaatcccaacatgcttgaaaaaaaaaactgcaaatatTAAGATCTAAAGTCTTAGCTTTAAACAAgtcaacaaaaattaaaagggagctgggtggcgctgcacctgactgagcacacaagtcgtcatgtgcaaagacccaggttcgtgcccctggtccctacttgtagatataaataaataaaacaaaaatatcaaatagttggggccgggtggtggcagactgggttaagcacacacagtatgaagcacaaggaccagcgaaaggatcccggttcgagcccccggctccccacctgcaggggagtcgcttcacagccggtgaagcaggtctgcaggtgtctgtctttctctccccctctctgtcttcccctcctctctccatttctctctgtcctatccaacaacaacatcagtaataataaccacaacaacaataaaacaacaagggcaacaaaaggggaaaaaacggaAAGCATGGccatagaagcagtggattcatagtgctggaaccaagccccagtgatgaccctgacgGCGAATAAATATCAAATAAACAATTAcgttcataggacagagagaaaatgagaggggaggggcagtggagggggagagagacagagagacacctgcagccctgcttcaccactcgggaagcgtcccccctgcaggtggggagcgggggctcaaacctgggtcctttggtgtGGTTAACGTGTGCGTGTCCCCTGACCCTAGGTGTGTGTGGTGATGGGtctcacacgcacgcacgcacgcacgcacgcacgcacgcacgcatgaAATCTACCTCCTAAAATCTCAAGATGCTGTGAACCCAAATTAAATCAGCAAAAAGAAACCAgtcagaggtcaggtggtggcttagCTGTTTGAgcgtacattacagtgcacaaggacccgggttcaagcccccagcccccacctgtagggggaaagctttgcgagcagtgaagcagggttgcaggtatctctgtctctctccctgtcttcaccttccctctccatttccggctatctctatccaataaataaataaagatgataataataacaatatccaCATGTCAGCGGCTGAGACTACCCTGGAAGCTGTGGCCGGGACGCTCAGCCTGGCCCAGCTGTGTCCAGACCCCGGGTTTGTCCCCAGCCTGGATGAGGGGACCCAAGGTCACCCCAGTCCTCCAGCCCTGCTGCGTGGGGATGGCCTGACAGACCTGGTGTCCCGGGTGAccctctctgtcccccagcttaGAAACTCACCAGCCGTGGCCCTGGGGCGGCACCGTGGTCATTGGGGCCAGAGAGGGTCCGAGAGGCCACCCTGGATCctctggtggggctggggaggacGGGGTCTTCTGCGAAGGTCTGCTTCCAAGCCCGGGACGGTCCATTCTGACAGGCTCCAGTTGTGGCTTCTAGAAAACTGTTCCTTCTCTGCAGAAACCACTGAGCCTCCGGCCACTGCCAGGACACGgcatgtgggggtgtgtgtgtgaatgagtgtgcaTGTGTCTGCACATGTATGCcaatgtgtacatgtgtgtgaacGTGAGCGCCTGTGTGGACATGTGAATACAAGTGTGCACTGCACGTTTGTGCATGAATGTGTGCGGTGtacatgtgtgtggtgtgtatgttaGTGTATGAATGTGTATGGTGTGTACAGCTGAGTGAGCGTACATATATGTAGTGTGCACACGTGTGCGATGTGTGCATGTATGGTGTCTACACATGTGGTGTGTGCACGTGTGGTGTGTACATGTGGTGTAACATGCGTGGTGTATACACGTGTGGTGTGTACACGTGTGTGGTATGTGcagtgtgtgcacgtgtgtggtGTGTACACACGTGTGCGTGCATGTTCTTGGAGACGTTCTTGGAGCTCCAGCCCCTTTGTTGCTCAGTCACGAGCAAACATTTCAGCTGCTTCGCTGCTTCAGACATGACACCCCAAGCTGGCagcagagggaagcttccagaACCTGGGCAGACTGGGGTccctcaggccctgccccagggggGAGGTGGGACTCTGCTGGGGGTGGAGGCTGGAGGAGCAGAGCTGCCCCTGGAGCCCTGGAACCCAGGGGCAGCTCACCGGCACAGCGCGGCACAGAGCAGGCCTTCCTGTGCTCATGGCccagggttccagccctggcactaCACGGGAGCACCGCTGGCGGCTCCAGGAGGCCCTCTCAGGAGACAGGCCCAGGGAGCCCCTCTGGGTGAGTCACCTGCTGAGTTTCTGGGTGGCATTGGGtggtggtaggggctgggctggcGTCTCCCAgggagaggacccccccccccagccttggCTTGCCCCTGCAGTGGGAACAGCACCAGATCATCTCACCGGGACAGAGGTGGCACCCACAAGGGTGCCCAGGGCTCATCCTGGCTCCACAGTTGGCGCTGAACCGGGACTTGAACTCGGGGAAGGTCCGAGTTGAACAGAGGGCTgaggctgggactctgtgcccaGTGTCCCCGCAGAAGCAAACCAGACCTCCTTGGGGCCAACTGGAACCTCAGTGCCCCACAGGCAGGCTCCGACTCGGGCTGGGTGCTGCATGGCCTGGCGAGGTCCTGAGCTTCACCCTGGGGCTCTGAAAGGTGGGTGCCAGGCCCACCCACTGGCTCTCTCCCCTGGGGTCACTTCCCCACTGGGACAAGAATCAGAGTTCTGTTCCACCTTGTGGAAGAGGCCTGCGACCATGGCCCGAGTGGGGCCCCTGGCTCATGGACACACCTGCCCACGGCCGGAAGGGCCACCAAACCTTCTCTATCCCAGAGCAAACCAGTGTGGCCCTTCCTCCTCTGGggcctcctctcctctgtccctcAAAGGGCTACAGACATCCGGACTCGTTGTCTCCTGGGCCAGAGGTCCCTGACCGCCCTCCTTGTTCATACAAAACAGcttataaaacaataaaatactttattaaaaCGAGAAGCTGCTATTGGCCTTCTGCTTGGGCAGAACGGGAGTGTAGGGAACCCCacccagagaatgagagagggggcCCGTCTCTAGAATGGGAGTATTTCCAGAGCTGCACCCCCAGACACAGGCCCCGCCACCCCGTGTGCTTCCCAGACAAAATAAACGGGAGGAAGAGAGGcgagaaagaaaatatatctgTATTGAAAGAATCAGAAGCCGGTGCGTCCGTCCCGGGCTCGCCTATACATAAATAAGGACATTGTAAAAAGGACTCCATAATTACAAGTATAatatataattccatataatatATAAAACTTTATATTAAATCTAGGTAGATGATATCGGGAGGGGGTTTGTCCGTGGTGGGGGGCAGGGCGCTGGTTTATGGGGGGGCAGTGATGGGCGGGGCTGCCGGAGGTCCCTGGCCCCCGGAGGTTGCACCTAACAGAGGGGGGTCGCCAGTTCCTGCGCATTGTGGGGCGCGATTGGATGGGGAGGAGGATCCACCTTCTCGGGCTTGTGCACCTGCCCCTCGGTGCATTGGGGAGCACCAGGTGGAGAGAGGAACCCCCGTTCCCGGCGCACTAGGGCACAATTGCTCCTGCGCTCTGGGGCACGCCTGATGGAGAGGGGTTTCGCCAGTCCCGTGCACTGGGGCGCGCCGCCAGATGGAGAAGGTGCAGCCGGTTCCTGCGCATCGGAGGGTGGAGAGGGGACTCCTGGTCCCTGCTGCATCGGGGTGCGCCGGACGGAGAGGAGACTGACttcccgtccctgcgctttggggCGCACCTGCTCCTGCGCTCTGGGGCGCACCGGGTGCAGAGGGTGTCGCCGGCCCTGCGCATGGGGGCGCACCGGATGGAGAGGGTGTCCCCGGCCCTGCGCTCTGGGGCGCACCGGGTGCAGAGGGTGTCGCCGGCCCTGCGCATGGGGGCGCACCGGATGGAGAGGGTGTCCCCGGCCCTGCGCATGGGGGCGCACCGGATGGAGAGGGTGTCCCCGGCCCTGCGCATGGGGGCGCACCAGATGGAGAGGGTGTCCCCGGCCCTGCGCATGGGGGCGCACCGGATGGAGAGGGTGTCCCCGGCCCTGCGCTCTGGGGCGCACCGGATGGAGAGGGTGTCGCCGGCCCTGCGCATGGGGGCGCACCGGATGGAGAGGGTGTCGCCGGCCCTGCGCATGGGGGCGCACCAGGTGCAGAGGGTGTCCCCGGCCCTGCGCATGGGGGCGCACCGGGTGCAGAGGGTGTCGCCGGGCCCTGCGCTCTGGGGGCCCCAGGGGGCTGTGCCCATGTCCCCCGAGCTCCCCGCTACCTGTGCCCGTGCAGCAGCACCTCGAGCCAGCAGGGGCAGGCGGTGATGACCTGGCGGGAGTAGCTGGGCCCCCAGCCCTTGGCGAAGCTGATGCGGACGCTGCGCGGGTCCGAGGGCCCGTCGTGGGCGCGGGGGGGCGGCGGGGCGCGCTGGAAGTCGAAGACCTTGAGCGAGTACCCGGGGGGCACCTTGCGCACGGCCGGGGGGCGCAGCGTGGGCGAGGCCACGAAGATGGGGTGCTCGGCGCGGTTGTAGGCCCACACGCCGTCGGGCTCGCGGCTCAGCACGATGCCCAGCCCGATCTTGGCGCGCGTGCGGCGCACCGCCTCGCTGCGGGCCGCGGCCCCGGGTCCGAGCTGGCCCAGGCACAGCCCGCTGCCCTGAGGTAGGTCGTAGAAGATGCTCAGCGCCGCCTCCCGCACCGCGAACAGCCGGCCGACGCGCGTGCGGTGCTCCCAGTAGGCCACGCTGCACCAGGGCCCCTGCCGGGGGGCGGCCGCTGCGGGGCTGGGGGCTgcggggcagagggcagaggtcaGAGGGGCATGGCTGGGGGCAGAGGTCAGAGCGGGTGAGgggtcagggctgggggctgCAGGGGGCAGAGGTCCGAGGTAGTCCGGCTCAgggatggggctggggggggggggagagtgagagggtgTCAGGGGTCAGGGTTATGGAGGCATGGGGCAGAGGTCAGAGGGGGTCAGGGATGGGGCTGGGGGGCGTGAGAGGGGGTCACGGGTCAGGGTTATGGGAGGCATAGGGCAGAGGTGTCAGGGGTCAGGGATGGGGGAGTGAgagggggtcaggggtcagggttATGGAGGCAgagggggtcaggggtcagggatggggctgcaggtgggggcagtgaGAGGGGGTGAGGGTTCTGGGAGGCATAGGGCAGAGGTCAGAGGGAGTCAGGGCTGGGGGCTTTGGGGGTCCGGTCAGAGGGGGTTCAGGCGTCAAGGCTGGGGCTGTGGGAGGCACAGGGCAGAGTGGTCGGGTGCAGAGGGAGGTCTGGGGACAAGGGATCAGGCCCTGGGAGTCTGGGGACCACCTAGGGTGCTAGCCCAGGGTCCTCAGGAAAAAACAAGCAGCATTCTGGCACCGGTGATGCCGGACCTCGAACCCGGAGCCTCTCGCTAGctagccccagctccacaccctCCAGAGGAccagatgggaggggaagaggcCAGGCCCTCCCCTAGGGACTCAGGCAGGTGGCCAAGCTCAAGCCACCCCCTCctgccacccagctcccagtACCCACTGGGGAAGCCCCAGCAGCAGAGGGTGGGGGGTGCCaggaccccttcttctctctgaGGTTTTGCTCCCTGGCCGGCAGCCATCTCCCACCATCTCCCACGCCATGGCCCTCATTAGAAACCGGCTCCCTAATTGCAAAGAAATCCTGGAGTCAGAGCCCCAGGCCAGGCCTGCAAACGTGACCCGGCTCCAGCTCAGCTCAGGCTGGCCCAGCTCCCTCAGACAAGGGGTCCTGGGTCCTGACACCCCACCCACGGTCAGCAGTTCCCTCCCATCTGAGGCCGACTCACAAGGACCCCACTGTGTCCCTCCAACCTGGAAATCAACTCACATGTcactgttaataataataataatgcatttcaccattccaggtcattttctcagagagagagagagagagagagagagagaggaaaggggcagcacaacactggagcttcctctggtgccataggacctcccatgtggcactgggttcgaaccccaggctgTGGGCTGGGTGAGGCAGATGGCAGataagccatctccccagccctgtaagGGATTCCAGTACCTGCCAGAAATCTAACCACCTCTGCGGCGCGGGGAGCAGGAATGTCCGTCACCTCCCTGGGACCAGCCGGGACCGGGACCGGGTGGGGGGGTTCCCTCCAGCCGGCCCCTCACCGCATGTCCTGGCGTCCTCCGTGCCCGCACTACCCACATTCCTGCCAGCAGAGGGCAGCGGCGGGTGAGGCAGGAATGTGGGCACCCCCCCAGAGCCCCCCTCACCACCCCAGGCTGGAATTCCTTCCCCTCTGCCTCGCCTGTAACTGTGTGAGGTGCAGGGGCGCGGGAAGGGGGGAGAGCCTCACAGCGATTTTCTGTGCAAAGGGCAGCACGGACCCGGAGACGTGGCCAGGGGCGCCCCCAACGTCCAACGCCCGGCCCCCAGCAGCCAGGATGGAGACCAGCCCGGGGGTCCCCCGCAGGCTGGTGGCCGCCACCCCTCCCGCGTCCCCAAAAAGAGTCCCTTCCTCTGTCACGCGTCCCCGGGGCAGCCCAGCAGGCCTGAGGTCAGGCGCTCTGGCAAGAAAGGGGGCTCCACGCGGCCTCCCCCAGCACCCCGAGCCCCCCACCACCgctcccccctttttctctcccgCCAGCCATAAAGGCAGGGATGTGCTCAGCTCCCCCAACGCGGGCGCCAGGCCGCCCCCCACTGCAGAGGCCCAGCGGGGCTCCTGCAGGAAGTTCCTCCTGGCTCCAGCTCAGGGGACACTTGCAGGCGGTCGGTCTGGGGGGGAAGGGcttgcagcccccaccccaggccgggaaaggaggggagggcggCAGGAAGCACAGAGATTCTTCTGCAGAAGGGAAGCcggagaccagagaccagagacagaCCGCGGGCCAAGGTCACACAGGAAAGGAGGGTGGCCTGCCTCCCGctagggggctggggagtggaCCCCACATTTACcctctggggggagggagggagggagagagggagagaggggagagggagagggaggaaggaaaggagagagacggggaagggggaagagggggagagaggaagggaaggagagagacggggaagggggaagagggggagagaggaagggaaggagaggggagagggaaagggagagggagagggaggaaaggaaggaaagggtgaggggagagagagggagggaaggagagagagggagggaaggagagagagaccgcGCAGGAGAGACAGGGAGCAGCTCCGTGCTCAGAGGGCTGGAGCTGAACCTGAGGACTGGGGTGTCCTCAGCTCTCTAACCCTGAGCTACCACCGTCCTCACCCCACTGTAAGCACTCTCTGCTCAAGAATCTATtgggcgcacctggttcagcacacatgttcccatgcacatggccctgggttcgaggccccgctCCCCAGCTGAAGAGGGGAAGTTTCAGTGGATCAGgcctgcagacatctctctctcgtcctagctatctcccctcccctctcggctTCTCTCTGGTGGGGAGCAGTGGGGTCACAGTGCTGGGActgacccagagataacccaggtggcaaaaataataaatataaataacaataatttttaatacttaaaggaaaatactggcagaactcttttctgcataaattttaaagacatcttcaatgaaatgaatccaattacaaagaagactaaggcaagtataaacctatgggactacatcaaattaaaaagcttcttcacagcaaaagaaactactacccaaaccaagagacccctcagagaatgggagaagatctttacatgccatacatcagacaagaggctaataatcagaatatataaagaacttgcaaatctcaacaacaagacagcaaataaccccatccaaaaatggggggaggacatggacagaatattcaccacagaagagatccaaaaggccgagaaacacatgaaaaaatgctccaagtctctgattgtcagaaaaatgcaaataaagacaacaatgagataccacttcactcctgtgagaatgtcacacatcagaaaaggtaacagcagcaaatgctggagaggctgtggggtcaaaggaaccctcctacactgctggtgggaatggaaattggtccaacctctgtggagaacagtctggagaactctcagaaggctagaaatggacctaccctgtgatcctgcaattcctctcctggggatagatcctaaggaacccaacacacccatccaaaaagatctgtgtgcacctgtgttcatagcagcacaatctgtaatagccaaaacctggaagcaacccaggtgtccaacaacagatgagtggctgagcaagttgtggtgtagatacacagtggaatactactcagctgtgaagaatgatgaattcaccttcttcacctcaccttggatggagcttgaaggaatcctgtgaagtgagatcagccagagaaagacaaggatgaagatgggatgatctcactcatggacagaagtggagaaacagAACAGGAAGGAAACACCAGGCAGAACGTGAACGTGGGCTGGGTTTGGAGTTCTGCAGCAAagtacaggactctggggaggtgtgtGGGTCCAGGtgctggtggtggaggaggacctgggctgggggagagTGTTGTGCAGACATCCTTAGATGAGAAGCTGTGCGGCGTGCCAGCAACTACCCTATCACCCATGAGCCTCCCAATGAGAAATCAATATGTCTTatttcctgggggctgggggaggcccGCCAGGTGGGAATCCGGCTTCAGGGGACACACAGCCTCTGCcagttctctcccccttctgtctcagagaccgaggaaggagagacaccacagcaccgcccACCACcaacagagcttcctctggtgttagaGGCCTCCCGGGTGGTACCAGGGCTCGAACGCAGAGCCTGGGCATGCAGGGAGGAGCCTGGGCGACTGTGGACACGTGACTGGTGTCACAGCCGCCCTGTCCTGGGGCTGGCTCCTCCTGGctcctgattctctctctccaagGACACGGGGGCCGGGGAGGCGGTgcagggggcagagctgggggcttgcaggcacgaggtcctgagttccatcccaggACCACCCCCCAGAGGCCCCGCCCCATCTGTGCGGCCTCTCCTGTTCCCTGGTCCCGGGTCCCAGCTCCCCTGGCTGCAGGCCAGCTCTCAATTATTAATTAATCTGGGAGGGGCAGGGGCATTCCTGGCCACCtaaccacttcctcctcctccccgccTCCGCCAGGAGCCAGACCCATCTTACAGCTGCAGGAAGGGACAGCCGGACGGACACAGAGAGCCAGAATCCAAAATAACAGCAGGGGCCCGACCACAGAGATGGCTGgtgctgggttcgagccctggtaccacatggcgGGGTACCACAGCGCCAGGGGAAGCTGTAGGAGGCGTTCTCAGTGTTAAGGGTCTCCCCAGGCAGGGAGCCTCGAGGAGCAGCATTTAGCTCGTGCCTCTCCCCCCACCAGCCAGAGCGGGTGAAGGTCAGGAGGCAGCTGGGTTCAAActgaagagggaaaagaaagtttTCCCTAAGCCACGCACAGTGTAAATAACTCCAGGGGGCTGTTTATGCTGAGGCACAGTGTGAACACGGAGGGGGAGGGCAGCACAGGGCGCTGGAATCTGGTCACCACGCGggtccaccccccacacacccgtGACCTCCCTCCCACCGGAAACGCCTGTGACAGTCAGCCGCCCTCCACCCTCGCAGCCCCGGGGTCCCcagggggtgggaaggaggtcAGTGCCGGTTAGGGGGGAAggtccagagagacagctcactggggttgagccctggcaccatgtaGGAGGGCACCATGGCGCCAGGGGGAGATCCTGTGCTGTAGTGTGGCTGTCAGAGCGGCGACAGGgccactgcaggaggggaccaggggcaagCAGGGTGTCCGGGTCAAGGTCCCCCAGGGGGGTGGGGGCAATTGGAGCAGGGGGGCCCCACGGGTGTGGGGgtgcggggagggggggcaggaAGCGGGCGAGGCCGGGAATTCGAGCCGGGAGGGACTGAGTGACTGCCAGGCCCCAGCGGCGGGCAGGCGGGGCGCCAGGCGGGGATGCCAAGTCGGGGAGTCGGCACCGAGGGGAGGCCGGTTCCGCCAGGCAGGGCGGGTCCCCGAGGCCACTGGGGCCGGGCACGTGGGGGCTGGTGCTCTGCCAGGGAGACTCAGAGCAGCCCGTCCCGccgtcacccccacccccacgggACCCTGATCAGGCCTCAAACACCCCCCTTCCGCCTCAGCTCCCAGGAGTCTGTGGGCTCGTGGGTGCACCAGGGTGCTAGGAAGAGCGCCCACTGCAGTGGGACGGGCCTGGCGGCGTCCCCGAGGCCAGCAGGAACCCCAGCCGGGAGCAGGGCCCCGGGGTCTCAGCCAAGACGGGGGTCCGCACTGCACCCACAGGGCCGGGGCCTTCACTCCCACCCGCATCCACGCAGCCCTTCATGTCATGGGCCTGTCCACCCACCGCTCAGCCCGTGCCCGTCCATGCAGACACCCACCAATCCATCCATCCTCTGTCCGTCCACCTGTCCACCCACCACCCACTTCATCTATCCATTAGACCACACACCTACACACCCACTCGGCCTGTccaccaccatccatccatccatccatccatccatccatccatccagtggCCTATCAATTCCTTGTCTATCCACAGACACACCCATCCGTCTGCCCATCATTCACTCTCACCACTCATCCAGCTACCATCAGCTGaattacccatccatccatccatccgtccatccgtccatccatccatccgtccatctttctttttttatagttattttcttttttgaaagattttttattattatatttatttattttcccttttgttgccctttttattattgttgttttagttattactgttgttgttattgatgtcgtcattgttgaatagaacagagaaatggagagaggaggggaagacagacagggggagagaaagacagacacctgcagacctgcttcaccgcctgggaagcgactctcctgcaggtggggagctgggggctcgaaccgggatccttacaccggtccttgtgctttgcgccacctgcgcttaacccgctgcgccaccgcccaactcccctccatCCATctttctatccatccatctatccacccactcatccatccatccatccttctatCCATccactccatccatccatccatccatccatccatgcatcttcCTGTCCGTCcgcctgtccatccatccatccgacCATCtttcaatccatccatccatccatccatccatccatccatccatccatccatccatccatccttccatccagcCACCCAAATATTCATGTATGCACCCGCGCCCATCCATTCATGTGTTCCCTCCCTCCTTACGCAGATTCATTGTCGTCCACCTGCCCCCTTGGTGGTCTCCCCCTCAGCCAGgagagcccccggcccccagggGTGAGagcaggagtggggtggggggtaggcagAGCCCTGAGGCCCCAATGCAAGGTGCAGGGGAGAGCCCTCACAGGTGCAGGGGGGACCCTCAAGGGTGCAGGGGGGACCCCAATGAAGGGTGCAGGGGAGACCCCTCACAGGGTGCAGGGGAGACCCTCACAGGGTGCAGGGGAGACCCTCACAGGGTGCAGGGGGGACCCTCACAGAGTCTAGGGGAGACCCTCACAGGGTGCAGGGAGACCCTCACAGAGTCTAGGGGAGACCCTCAAAGGGTGCAGGGGGCCCTTCACAGAGTCTAGGGGAGACCCTCACAGGGTCTAGGGGA
Coding sequences within:
- the LOC132536271 gene encoding mothers against decapentaplegic homolog 6-like, coding for MRPIPEPDYLGPLPPAAPSPDPSPALTSAPSHAPLTSALCPAAPSPAAAAPRQGPWCSVAYWEHRTRVGRLFAVREAALSIFYDLPQGSGLCLGQLGPGAAARSEAVRRTRAKIGLGIVLSREPDGVWAYNRAEHPIFVASPTLRPPAVRKVPPGYSLKVFDFQRAPPPPRAHDGPSDPRSVRISFAKGWGPSYSRQVITACPCWLEVLLHGHR